Proteins encoded within one genomic window of Triticum aestivum cultivar Chinese Spring chromosome 2D, IWGSC CS RefSeq v2.1, whole genome shotgun sequence:
- the LOC123050084 gene encoding BTB/POZ and MATH domain-containing protein 2-like, producing MLEKDGKAQITAFDEVDHVFSGTKKYRGYRKFIEKPKLKSLSQANNGYLIIRCVLTVVKESRTEVKRNTAVVPQSNLQDQLCQMWKDGQGADVTFSVGGQFFEAHRCLLAAWFLVFKAELFGPMKEKETQCIKIDDIDPEIFEALLHFIYTDSMLVDEHYKESKPAKLHHLQVASDRYGLDRLKVMCESKLSECIDVETVATTLVLAEQHHCKDLKEACIEFMAPRNVLQAAMATDGFKHLVASCPLVMKELLDMVSRSG from the coding sequence ATGCTGGAGAAAGACGGCAAGGCCCAAATAACTGCATTCGATGAGGTAGACCATGTCTTTTCCGGGACAAAAAAATATAGGGGCTACAGAAAATTCATTGAGAAGCCGAAGCTGAAATCATTGTCGCAGGCCAACAATGGCTACTTGATTATACGCTGTGTCCTCACAGTGGTAAAAGAATCTCGCACGGAAGTTAAGAGGAACACTGCAGTCGTTCCGCAATCGAATCTGCAAGACCAGCTCTGCCAAATGTGGAAGGATGGCCAGGGAGCGGATGTGACATTCAGTGTGGGTGGCCAATTCTTCGAAGCTCACAGATGCTTATTGGCTGCATGGTTTCTGGTTTTCAAGGCGGAGCTCTTTGGTCCCATGAAGGAGAAGGAAACACAGTGCATCAAAATCGACGACATCGACCCTGAAATCTTTGAGGCTCTTCTTCACTTCATATACACAGATTCCATGCTAGTCGATGAGCACTACAAAGAAAGCAAACCTGCAAAACTGCATCATCTGCAAGTTGCCTCGGATCGATATGGATTGGATAGGCTAAAGGTGATGTGTGAAAGTAAATTGTCTGAGTGCATTGACGTAGAGACTGTTGCAACAACATTAGTTTTAGCAGAGCAACACCATTGCAAGGATCTCAAAGAAGCTTGCATTGAGTTTATGGCTCCACGTAATGTTCTGCAAGCTGCCATGGCAACTGATGGTTTCAAGCATTTGGTAGCAAGCTGTCCTTTGGTCATGAAGGAGTTATTAGACATGGTGTCCCGTAGTGGCTAG